ACAGACAAGAGCATTGCATATAGCTATTAATACGACACAATTGAAGCAACTAGAGACAGTTAACACGTGGACTTTAGTGGACTATGCCGATGGTCTCAGATCAGTGACTAAAGACTACAATAAACGAGACCTTATCTCCACTTTTTCCACAGAAGATAGGCTGAGATTGGCGATGAAAGGGAGAATCCACAGAAAAAAAATGCCTGAGAACAAAAGAGCATACCAATACCACCCCAGATTCTATGAGAATAAGGTACTGTGAATTGGATCACATGTACTTACCTCTGCTTGCCGACCAGCATGAAGTCTTACACCAGAAGCATCATACATAACCTGTAAATGATTGTAGTGATGGTTATATGGCTAATAAATTAGAACTCATTATGTTTCAAAAAGCTCAACTCCAAAGAAATGTGCAACACATGCAAGAATGACAAACAGAACCCTGCCCCCCCCAaaccccttaaaaaaaaaaaaaaatctccgaAGACCAAAAAACAGACTTTCCATGCACACAGCCAAAACCCTCAGTGGCAGGGTGAGGATGGGTAAGTTATCAGGCTATCAGCCCTAACAGTTGAGCTCGATATATGTAGACTGACAAGCACAAGTTCAAAGGTAACAAATGCTTCcaatttttctccttctctttatGAACTGACGTTAATGGCAATAGCCATGTCTAAAACAAACATAGTATAAGCAAAAGTTGCATAAAACAGAGGCTTGCAGCTGAACAAGCAAACTGAAGAATCCTGAAAGAAATGAAGCATTGCTCATTTGATATGATGTAAAATTAAACAGGACTCAGCTAAAAAAGTCCTCCAGCAGTTGTTCtgactacaattttttttttaaaaatagtgcAACAAGTTAAATGAGATTGAAGCTTCCAATTGTTTGCACTGTTACAGCATGCATCACCAGAAACTGAACAAGACCTGGTTGTCAAGTACATACAACACAGGCCAGGACCACCGCTATAGCAAATGCTGATCCTTTGAGTCCTTCTTGTAAACCAATCGCAACAGCAAGAGCCGTAACAGTAGCCGAATGCGATGATGGCATTCCACCTGAACCAAGCATTTTTCTGGAGTTCCATCTCTTCTCCTTGAGCCTGCACATCAAATGGGGTCATGGAATTCAATAAATTGGGAAGAGAAACAGAGCCCAAAAATCCTCTTAACGAGACAAAACCTGtaatttttgcacaaaataagataaagtcaACAAAATAGAATAGGACatcaaacaaaatcacttgccAGACTGCTTTGACAAAGTTAAACTCAACATATTCTAGAGGGCTTTCCTGCGCTCGACTCTCTAGACCACCGCATAATCATTGATCAACACTAATTCAGCAACGCTCGGATGTAAAAAAAGGCAAGAGAAATGCCGGACGCCGCAACGCTGGAATCTAGAAAAGCAATATGAATCCTCAGAGTACTAAACATGCCCGTGATAATCTCATCAAGCCGCTCCCACTCATTCGAGCACCCGATAACCTCAAACAAATCTGAACCAGCTACCTAACGACCTCGGCTACTCCGAGCTCGACACAAACCACCGAACAAAAGCACGTGCGCACGAGCGACAAAGAGGGAACGCGGCGAGTTCGATCAAGCACTCAGCACTCCACAGAAGGAATCCGAGACGATTCGGTTACGGAGGGCTAGAAGAGCAAGAGTGCGGAGAGGCTGTCTTACCAGCAGGTAAAGGGCTTAAGGAACTGGGCGAGAGCGAGGGAAAGGAGAGCGGAGAGGAGAGGCGGGTTCAGAGGGACGAGCGACGGCTGCGACGACGCGGATCGGAAGGCCGACGAAGCGTCGGAGGCCGTGATCACTTCGTTCATCGCGATCTCGCCGGTCGAACGACGCGCGGTGCCCCACCAGCGGACGGACGGGGCGAGAGACGGAGTTgcggagagagagatagagagtgGAGGGCGTCACGCCGTCAGCTGGATTCCGACGCTTCCCCCCACTCCTTCTCTTTCCTCGtcttcctccacctcctcccaatctctctctctttctctctcgttaATTGGACGCTTTTCTGTTGTGTCAGTCAGGGATTAAAGAACCCGGGTCCAAAGAGTCTTCCAGGAaatcttattttgttttgaaaatggttaatatcctaaaaaaccccaaactgaaactggtacatatgtgacaGATCTACCCTCCGTTAACTTCCGCtcgatttttccattaattttgctGATGTggttgctgacgtggcaagtcatgtgaaaattcataagtttaatatcattaaaaacccaaaactgatatatttatgacaaatttacctctaacttatatttatgacaaatttacctcaagtTGATATATTTacgataaatttattctaaattaatttttttcgatcataaaaaacctaaattggtacacgtgcggcacatttaccatctttcaattttcccaaatttgactgagttgtgatgtccaatcaattttattttccgaattactctaacattgcctctatatcattaatacttgattttttttccttttattggaatcattattagaaaatattgaaagaCTACCAAATGTGCACTTCATTTTTGTGCCGAGAGGATGCCCATTAACTAAAATATGGACAGATCGCTTGCacacatatacaaaagaagtgCACATATTGTGGTTGcttgataccatgaatggacctagacttagaaccgggaaggagagtaaatttacCGCAGGGTTTGCATCCCACAGCGCGGGCGAACAACCCTGTTCAAGCCCTTTTAGGGACAAACCCTTTTTAGCGAAACCACTCACCCTTTTGGGCCGAGTTCGGAGCTGAGACACTCGGAGATGCtgggatggaaacgtttctaacctacccaagctgcatttcttaaAGGATCCTACcagctggagaagaagagagagtttagaaagccatggagagattttcacaaagcactctctttacttcaggggactctgaccaaaacattacaccctccttgccttatataggcaataagaggtcacaaagacACACAGGGACCTAGCTCGCGGTCCGGGTACAACaggcaccgaaagggaattattcgcacactatgaacataAACCGTATGCGTGAACAAGTacattccctagcctagtgctacaaaAAAGTGAACAAGTGAATTGCTACggtgaaattgtacggactcaacggtctcgtccgtcacgagcattgtagctacacacTGAGTCATCCGAattgtcttctaggagatgtgcctcgtacttgttcaagggcttcaaggtcttctggtgagaggatttggttcaatcttgacgaggatgcttgttcatgagcccggtgtgatgcttcttcttcaaatttggcctttgtattttcatcttcttgaaggtcaggaattcttggctgaggccaattggatggctctgcatagaaggatgtgtccatgctttggaattgttcgtagggatctTGGGACAggggtcctccaaagcgtgcataggggtcctgggtggactggacaatgtcatcttcacttgtcattttaggctcttgggacgatgaggcttgtctgtattgtccgagtgcttccttagctttcgtgctaggtcataatgatcccacgtagtgggtgcattattccaaatatcttcgaatggtcttgttttcccgACACAgattctttggagttctcgatattcgtTTCACGAATCGAAcggatctaggataagatttgtaaattcGAGCTTCTCGACttgttcaagttaggtttataggatgtggttcctatttccagTGGTGCATTGAGAATGCTTCCATTATTTCGCAAAATTCCAAGAACGTCGAAAAACAGATGGTATGGACTTCGTGGTTTGGCGTCATCGATCTCGATTCTttttctaagtcttgtttccaacacgtaggggatagaaccaatttagaaattctaaaagatttctatcacattcattttcaatgtttcttccgagcaagaatatccttgtgaggttagcaatgaatcttctcaagttgggatttcaaaagccattagatacttattggttaagtaccataataacgttttgagctgctcagaaaatcatcttccttccgtataagaggatgaatgaatggataattcatatttaacccaaaaggatagagaatcgaacctccattgaatctcgAATAGGTCTCGTGTGgttttgccacatgaggttctccggCTTCTCTCGCAAGGTCAAGTTCG
The window above is part of the Eucalyptus grandis isolate ANBG69807.140 chromosome 6, ASM1654582v1, whole genome shotgun sequence genome. Proteins encoded here:
- the LOC104450256 gene encoding uncharacterized membrane protein YuiD isoform X2 yields the protein MCRLKEKRWNSRKMLGSGGMPSSHSATVTALAVAIGLQEGLKGSAFAIAVVLACVVMYDASGVRLHAGRQAELLNQIVCELPPEHPVSSIKPLRDSLGHTPVQVVAGAMLGCIVAYLMSSS
- the LOC104450256 gene encoding uncharacterized membrane protein YuiD isoform X1, whose translation is MNEVITASDASSAFRSASSQPSLVPLNPPLLSALLSLALAQFLKPFTCWLKEKRWNSRKMLGSGGMPSSHSATVTALAVAIGLQEGLKGSAFAIAVVLACVVMYDASGVRLHAGRQAELLNQIVCELPPEHPVSSIKPLRDSLGHTPVQVVAGAMLGCIVAYLMSSS